Below is a genomic region from Catenuloplanes atrovinosus.
CCGGCGGTCGTGGGCGTCCGCCGCCTCGCCGCCGCCGGGCGCCTTGTCCACCGTCAGTACGAGATCGCGGGCGATCTGCCCGGCCACCATCACCGTCATGCCCCGCCCATACCCGGGTACCCGGGGTGGATCACGCGGCCAGGCCGTCGCTTCCGGCGTCGTGCGCGATCGGGGCGGACGCGGCGGAGACCGTGTCCAGCGACAGGCCGAGCGCGCCGGCCAGCGCCGCGACCGTGAAGAACGCGGGTGTCGGGATGCGGCCCGTCTCGATCTTGCGAAGCGTCTCCGGGGAGATGCCGGCCGCGGAGGCGACCTCCACGATGCTGCGCGTGCCGCGGGCGTCGCGCAGCACGCGGCCCAGTCGCTCGCCGCGCTCCCGCTCTTCCTCGCTCAACGGCACCCGTACCATGCCTCCGATAGTAATACCGGTATAGTTATCGGCGGGATGCGAGACGGGAGTTCCGCATGATCGAGCTGAAGTCGCCCACCGAACTGGCGGCGCTGCGCGAGGCCGGCCGCGTCGTCGCGCACGCGCTGGCCGCGGCCCGCGAGCACGCCGCGGTCGGCGTCAGCCTCCTCGACCTCGACGAGATCGCCGCCAAGGTCATCGCGGACGCCGGGGCCACGCCGTCGTTCCTGGCCTACCGGCCGCGGGCCGCGCCCACGCCGTACCCGGCGGTGATCTGCGCCAGCGTCAACGACGCGATCGTGCACGGCATCCCCACCGGCTACCGGCTGGCGGACGGCGACCTGATCACCATCGACTGCGGCGCCCACCTGGACGGCTGGTGCGGCGACGCCGCGGTCAGCTTCGTGGTGGGCGAGCCGCGCGCGGCCGACCTCGCGCTGATCGACGCCACCGAGCGCGCGCTCGCCGCCGGCATCGCCGCGGCCCGGCCCGGCGCCCGGCTCGGCGACGTCGCGCACGCGGTGGAGAGCGTCGCGCGGGCCGCCGGCCTCGGCATCATGGCCGATCACGGCGGGCACGGCGTCGGGCGCGCGATGCACGAGGCCCCGCCCGTGCCGAACGTGGGCCGCCCCGGCACCGGCCTGCCGATCGAGCCCGGCCTGGTGATCGCGATCGAGCCGATGCTGATCGCGAACGGCCGCGACGGCTACCGCACCGACGCGGACGGCTGGACGCTGCGCACCCGCGACGGCGCCCGCGCCGCGCACGCGGAGCACACCATCGCGGTCACCGACGCCGGCCCGGTCATCCTGACCGCCCCCTGAGGCGCGGTCCCGGCCCCACCGCACCGGCCCGCCCGGCTCCCGCCGCCGGGCCCGGAGACCGCGACCGGGACATGGCCCGGCGATGCTTCTTCCCGCTGTGGGGTTCGAGGCGCCGCGGAACCGGCAGGAAGGCCGGCCACGGCCGACCGGTGCCCGCGGGAGCACCGTGACCCCGCCACGCCGGAAGCGGGTCGATGAATTGTGATCGTCGGGTCGTCTGTACGCCGGGTGCCGGTGCACGGCAGGCTGGCACCCATGCGGAAACTGACCTACGGCATGAACGTGAGCCTGGACGGCTACATCGCCGCGCCCGGCGACGACCTCGGCTGGACCGCGCCGGGCGACGAACTGTTCCAGTGGTGGTCCGACCGGGTGGCGGCGACCGGCACGGCGCTGTACGGGCGCAGGGTGTGGGAGGGGATGAGCTCCCACTGGCCGACCGCCGACCAGCGGCCGGGCGTCACGCCGGCGCACGTGGAGTACGCCCGCCGCTGGCGGGACATGCCGAAGGTGGTGTTCTCGTCCAAGCCCCTCGCGGTCGACTGGAACACCCGTCTGGTCACCGGCGACGCGGTCACCGAGATCACCCGGCTGAAGGCGGAGGACGGCGGGCCGATGGACATCGTCGGCGCCACGCTCGCCGCGGCGGCCATGCGCGCCGGGCTGATCGACGAGTACGTGGTCGTCACCCATCCGGTCCTGATCGGTGGCGGCACGCCGTTCTTCACCGCCCTGGACGGCTGGGTGAACCTGGCCTTGGCGGAGACCCGCACGTTCTCCGGCGATGTGGTGCTGACCAGGTACGAGACGCGGGGCTGACCATGATGCTCGACCTGCGGATCGAGAACGGGACGATCATCACGATGGATCCGGCCCGGCCGGTGGTGCGGGCGCTCGGCGTCTGGCGCGGGCGGGTGTTCGCGACCGGCGACGAGGTGGCCGGGCTGGCCGCGCGCGAGGTGCTGGACCTGCGTGGCGCCACCGTGGTGCCCGGGTTCGTCGACGCGCACGTGCACCTGGCGTGGACCGGCCTGAAGGCGCGGGCCGCCAGCGTGGCGCCGTCGGTCGACGCGGGCGCGATGCTGCGGGTGATCGCGGAGGCGGCGCGCCGGGTGCCGGAGGGCGGCTGGGTGGACGTCGGCGGCTACGACCAGCGGCCGCTCGGCCGGCACCTGACCGCCGCGGAACTGGACGCGGTCAGCGCCGGGCGGAAGGTGTTCGTCACCCACGACTCCGGGCACGCGTGCCTGGTCAACAGCGCGGTGCTGGCGATGCTGCCGGCCGGCGTGCGGCACCGGGACGGGCTGCTCACCGAGGGCGACATGGCCGTGGCCCGGCGGCTGCGCTGGCCGTACGCGGTGGACGAACTGGTCGCCGCGATCGCGCACGCGGGACGCGAGGCCCGGTCGCAGGGCGTGACCGCGGTGTCCGAGGCGGGCATCGCGGGCGGGCTGATCGGGCACTCGCCGGTGGAACTCGGCGCCTACCAGACCGCGCGCGAGCGGGGACTGCTGCCGGTGCGGGCGCGGCTGATGGTGGCCTCGGACGTGCCGCACGCGGTGGCCGCGCACCCGGACGACGACATCCCGCGCGCGCTGGACCTGGGCCTGCGCACCGGGTTCGGCGACGAGTGGCTGTCCGTGGGCGCGCTCAAGGTGTTCACCGACGGCGGCATGATGGCCCGGACCGCGGCGCTGACCGCGCCGTACGTGGGGCTCGATCACGCGGGGGAACTGGCCGGCGATCCGGCCGCGCTCACCGCGACGATCGTCGACGGACACCGCGCCGGGTGGCAGCTCGCCGTGCACGCGATCGGCGACCGGGCCGTGGACCTGGCGCTGGACGCGATCGCGCGGGCGCAGGCGGTCAAGCCGGGCCGGCGGCACCGGATCGAGCACGCCGGGCTGGTACGGCCGGATCAGCTCGCCCGGTTCCGGGACCTGGACGTGACCGCGGTGGTGCAGCCGAACTTCCTCTGGTACCTCGGCGACGACTACGCGGAGATCATGGGGCCGGAGCGCGCGGACTGGCTCTACCGCGGCGCCGGGTTCCTCGACGCGGGCGTACGGCTGGCGGCCAGCTCGGACCGGCCGGTGACGGACGGCGCGCCGCTGCGCGCCATCCAGTTCATGGCGTCGCGGCTCACCGCGGGCGGCCGGGTCGTCGGCGCCGCGGAGCGGCTGAGCGTGGCGGACGCGCTGCGCGCCTACACGGTCGGCGCGGCCGAGGCCTGCGGCTGGGCGGACGAGCTGGGCGCGCTCACGCCCGGCCGGCTGGCGGACTTCGTGGTGCTGGAGGAGAACCCGCTCGACACGCCGGTGTCCCGGATCGCGGACATCACGATCCGGGACACCTATGTGGACGGCCGGTCACTCGCCTGACGGGCCGGCCAGGCTCACGCCGAGCCGGACCGGCGTGCCGAAGTTCGGCGTGCCGTCCGCGTTCCAGGTGAAGCGCTGCGCGCGGGTCGAGCGGTTCATGTCGCAGCCGCCGGACGCGGAGCTGTTCGCGTGGTAGACGAGCCAGTCCTCGGTGCCGTCCGGGCTCTTGAAGAAGCCGTTATGGCCGGGCGCGTAGACGCCGTTCGCGTCGTTGCGCTGGAACACCGGGTTCGGGCTCTTGGTCCAGTGCGCCGGGTTGAGCGGGTCCGACCCGGTGAGCGTGAGCAGGCCCAGCTTGTAGTCCGGGCCCCAGCACGCGGACGCGGAGTAGACCACCATCACCCGGCCGTCGTGGTAGAGCGGCTCGGGCGCCTCGTTGACCGGCGCGGTCTGCCGCTCCCAGGACAGCGTGGGCGAGCTGAGCCGCACCCGCGGGCCGGTGAGCGTCCACGGGTTCGACAGCCGCTGGATGAAGTTGCTCTGCCCGTAGCCGCCGCCGGCCTGGTAGGTGCCCATCAGGTACAGGTTGCCGCCGACGGTGAGCACGCTGGCGTCGAGCTGCCAGTCGTTGCCCAGATCGGCCTTGAACGCGTACGGCCCCATCGGGTCGGAGCCGGCGCTCTCCAGCACGTGCAGCCGCTGCGTCGGGTTGTAGTCGGCCACGTTCTGCCCGGCCACGTAGTACAGGTACCACCGGCCGTTGACCAGGTGGAACTCGGGTGCCCACATGTTGCAGCAGCCGTTCGCCCGGCCGGCCAGGTTGAAGATCACCTGGTCGGTCGCGGTGGACAGCCCGGCCAGCGTGGTCGCCCGGCGCATCGTGATCGTCGAGTTCCAGGTGGTCGTGGCCAGGTAGTAGGACCCGTTGTGGTAGGTCATCCAGGGGTCCGGCCCGCCGCGCTTGATCGGGTTGGTGAAGCCGGCCGGGGCCCGCTCCCGCGCCGCGGCGACGGTCGTGCCGGTCAGCACCACGACCACGGCCAGCGCGGCGGCGAGAAGGAGTCTGCGCATGGTCGTCCTCCTCAGTAGACGAACGGCCAGCCGGCCGTGTCGTAGCCGATCAGGTTGATGCCGAGCTGGGACGCGCCGCTGGTGGTGTAGTAGTGGTAGACCAGCACCTCCGCGTCCGTGTCCGCGAACACCGCCTGATGCCCCGGCCCCTTGATGCTGCCGTGCCCGGCCAGCACCTGCGTGCCGCCGCCGCTGGTCATCGCCACCCCGTTGCGGTCCACGAACGGCCCGGTGGAGCTGGTCGACCGGCCCACCATGATCCGGTACGTGCTGGCGGCCCCGCGGCAGCACAGGTCGAACGACACCCACAGGTAGTAGTAGTTCCCGTGCCTGAACACCACCGGCGCCTCGATCGCGCCGCCGTTGCGCCCGGCCAGAGCGCGGATCGTGTTGTCCGCCCGCTTGCCGGTCGCCGGGTCCAGCCGCACCGTCTTGATGCCCGACCAGAACGACCCGAAGCTCAGCCACCACGCGCCGCCGGCGTCCACCACCAGGTGGGGATCGATCGCGTTGAAGTCGTTGCCGGTGTTGCTCTCGATCACCAGCCCCTGGTGCGTCCAGCTCCCCGACGCGCCGGTGGTGGAGGTGGCCAGGAAGATCGCCGACCGGTTCGAGCCGAACGTGGAGGCCGAGTAGTACAGGTAGTACCGTCCGTTGCGGTAGGACAGGTCCGGCGCCCACAGGTTGCGGCTGCCCCCGGTGTAGGTCGTCGTCCACGACGCCCCGTTCGGGAAGACCTGCCCCGCGTTGCGGAACGTGGTCCGGTCCGCCGACGTCTTCAGCGCGATGTTGTCACCGGTGTGCGCGACCAGATAACCACCGGCCGGCGTCTTCACGATCGTCGGATCGTGCACCCCGATGTCACCGTTGACGACCCCTGGATTCGGGTACGCCGCCGGCGGCACCGTGGGTGTGGCCAGCACCGACGGCATTTCCGCCGCCTCGGCCCGCAGCGTGGCGAGCCCTCCGGTCGACAGCGCCGCCGCCGTGGCGGCCGCGAGCAGTCCCCGGCGGGCGATCCGGGACATGGGCATGGGTTTCCCCTCTCGGCCCGATCAAGTCCTGCGCGCCGGGTGGAGACCAGCCCGCCGGATAATCAGGCTCATCGATGTAATTGCCGCATGTTAGCGCTCACTTACGCGGGCCTGTCAAGGTTTCGGCCGTGTTGAGGCGCCATTCAGGCGATGCAGAACTCGTTGCCCTCGGGATCCCGCATCACCAGGTGACCGAACGTCCCGCCGTAGCGCTCCTCCCCGGTGACGGTCGCGCCCCGCGCGACCAGCCGCTCGGCCAGCCCGCGCGCCGCCGCCTCGTCCGTCACCGGCCCCGCCGGGCGGACATCCAGGTGGACGCGGTTCTTGGCACTCTTCCCCTCGGGCACCCGGAGGAAGGCGATCGCGGGTCCACGCCCGTCCGGGTCCACGATCGAGGCACCGTCGGCACCCTCGTACCCGGGCTCCGCGACGTAGCCGAGCGCCACCGCCCAGAAGGCGGCGAGCCGGTGCGGATCGGCGGCATCGAAACAGACGGTCCAGGGCGTCGCCATGTGCCCGACCATAGCGACCCACCGGGCCGGCCCACACTGGAAACCGCGCCCCACTCCCGTTTCCACCTCGCGGCCCCGGCGCCCGGGTGGCCGGTCGCGGCTGACCGCCGCCCGCCCCGGCCGCGCCCGCCGGCCACCCGCCACCCGATCTAGGCCATATTCGCGCGCGGAGATCAGAGCGCCGTGGTCGACGCGGATGGTGACGGCGAAGGGCGCCCCGCGGGACCGTGCGGGGCGCCCTCCGTCGGCGGCCGTGACCGTTGCGCTAGGGGAGCGTGTCCAGGTGCGGGCCGACCGTGTTGGCGAAGCCGTTGCCGTTCGTCACGTCCCAGTTGATCGACCACGTCATCGCGCCGCGGATGCCGGGGTACGTCCGCGGGGGACGGAACGAGCCGCAGTTGGTGGCGCGGGCCAGGCAGTCCAGGGCCGCGTTCACCACGGACGGTGACATCACCCCGCCGCTCGCGGCGCCCGGTCCCGCCGGGAGTCCGAGTGCGACCTGGTCCGGCCGGAGCCCGTTCTCCAACTGGATGCAGGCCAGCGCGGTCAGGAAGTTGATCGTGCCCTGGCCGTACGCCGCCATCTGGTCACATCCGAGCATGGAGCCGGAGTTGTAGAACTGGGTGTGCACCACCGTCAGGATGTCCTTGATCGCCAGGGCCAGCGCGAAGTAGGACCCCGCGGTCGACTGCATGTCGATCGTCTGCGGCGCCATCGTGATGATCATGTTGGCGCCGATCCGCGACCGGAGTGACCGCAGCGCCTGTGCCATGTACGTCGGGTTGAGCCCGTTCTCCAGGTCGATGTCGACCCCGTCGAACCCGTAGCTCTGCATGATCGAGAACATCGTGTCGGAGAACCGCGTCGCGCTCGCCGCGTCCGCGACGGACACCCGGCCGGCCTCGCCGCCGACCGAGAGGATCACCCGGGTGCCGCGCGCCTGCAGGGCGCGCACGTCGGCCCGGAAGTCCGCGTCGGAGTAGCCGCCCAGCGCGGTGGACAGTTGCGGGTCCACGCCGAACGTCACCGCGCCCGGCGTGCTGGTCGCCTCCGCGAACGAGACCGCCACCAGGTCGTACTGTGCCGGCGTGTCACGCAGCCGCAACTCCACCGCGTTGTTGACGAAGTTGTGCCAGTACCCGGTCAGGAAGTGCTTCGGCAGGGGCCCCGCGGGCGGGGGAGTGGTGGTGGGCGGAGGCGTGGTGGGCGGAGGCGTGGTGGGCGGAGGCGTGGTGGGCGGAGGCGTGGGCGAGGCCGTCGGGGAAACAGGGGGCGTCACCACGCCACCGCCACCGCAGGAGGCGCCGTTGAGCGTGCAGTTCGACGGGCTGCCGGGCCCCGCGCCGATCAGGCCGAACGTCAGCGACGCGCCGCCCGCGATCGTACCGTTGTAGGACTTGTTCCTGAACGTCCATCGGGTGCCGGCGGCGCTCACGTCCGCCTCCCAGGCCGAACTGACCGAGGTGCCGGCGGGCAGGTCGAACGCCACGGTCCACGAGGTCAGCGGCGTGGTGCCGCCGTTCGTGACGGTGACCTTTCCCTCCCATCCGGAACCCCAGTCCGACGTCTTCGTGAACGTCGCGGTGTTCGCCGCGGCGGACGCGGGACCGGCCGTCCACATCACCGCCGCACCCGCCAGAACCAGCGCGGACGCGGTGACCAGCGCCGCAAGCCGGGACCGTCTCATGACAGCCTCCCATGATCAAGGCGGTTGGGGGTCGACCGCCGTCACGGGAATTATTAGGAAGGTTAACAGTCAATGGGAAGACCGTTATGGATTTATTAGGGTTAACGGAAGATCTAGACGCCAGATGGGTACGCCTCCAGCTCGTGCACGTCCGAGTGCAGCGTGTGCAGCGGCCGTACGCCCCGGGTGGTGGCGAACCAGGCGAGATGGTCGTAGCGGTCGGCCAGCACGGTCGGCACGTAGTTGCCGAACGGCTCGCGCTCGGGCCGGTAGACCACGCCGATCGCGCGGTGCGGAATCGGGTCGGTGAGCAGCGCGGGCGGATCGTCCGGCGGGAACGGCAGCACCGCCTCGGGCGGCGCGTGCCGGGCCAGGATGCCCTCCAGCGAACCCTCGCGCCCGGCCGGGACCGGCAGTTCCTCGGCGGCGCCGCCCCACGACCGCCCCGCGATCACGGTGCCGGGACCACCCGCGACGCCGATCAGCGCCACCTGATCCGCGCCGAACCGCGCCCGGGCCAGGCCGCCGATGGTGACCTCGCCGGCCGCGGCCATGTCCGAGCCGCGCTCGTCCCCGACGTGCGTGTTGTGCGCCCAGACCACGGCCTTGGCACCCGCGCCGTAGTGCGCGAGCAGCCGGGCCAGCGTGGCGTCCATGTGCCGGTCGCGCACGTTCCACGAATCCGGGCCGCCGCGGACCATCGCCCGGTAGTAGGCCTCGGCACCGGCCACCACCTCGGCGTTCTGCACGGCGGCGAAGTCGGCGCCGGCCTCGGAGCGCAGCCGGGCCAGCAGCGAGACGACCTCGTCCTCGCAACTGGCCGGCACGAAGCGGGTGGCCATCGCGTACCGCTGCGGGTCCTCGCCGAACGGCTGAAAGCACCGGAACGCGGAGGCCGCCTCCGCCAGCGCGTCCGGCGCGGAGCGGCGCAGGTGGTCGAGGATCTCGCGCAGTGACTCCCACAGCGAGTAGATGTCCAGGCCGTGGAAGCCGACCCGCGCCTCCGGCTCCCGGGCGGCGTTGTGCCAGCGCAGCCAGCGGCAGAAGTCGGCCACCTCCTCGTTCGCCCACATCCAGGTCGGCCAGCGCTCGAACAGCGTCAGCGCGGCGCGCGGATCGCTCAGCCCGTCGTCGTGGCAGCGCACCGAGCGGTCGATGCGCGCGCAGTCCGGCCAGTCGCCCTCCACGCCGACGAAGCTGAACCCGTACCCGGCGATCAGGCGTTTGGTGATCTCGGCACGCCATCGGTAGAACTCGTGCGTGCCGTGCGTGGCCTCGCCGATCATGACCACCCGCCGGTCGCCGATCCGCTCCAGCAGCGCGTCCGTGCCCCCGCCCACGGCCAGCCGGATGACGTCCTCCGCGTAACTCATGCCGCCGGATACCCGCCGGGTGGGGCCGTTAACTAGGGTCATCCTTCGGTGAATCGGAGGACGGGATGAAGTTCGCGGCCAGAGGTCCGGCATGAGCGAGCTTGCGAGCGAATCATCGGCTCAGCGCCGACCACGCCGGGACCGCGGTGTGGCGGGAGGTTCGGCATGAGTTACGTGGTGACCGGTGGGGGCCGGGGGATCGGGCGGGCGATCGTGGAGCGGCTGCTCGCGGACGGGCATCCGGTGGTGGTGATCGAGCGGGACGCGGTGGAGTTGCCCGCCGGCGCGGTGGCCGTGATCGGGGACGCCGGAGCGGACGAGGTGACCGAGCGGGCCGCCGCCCGCGCCGCCGAGTTGGCGCCGCTGCGGGGCTGGGTGAACAACGCGGCCGTGTTCCGCGACGCGTCGCTGCACGAGGTGGGCACGCGCGAGCTGCTCGACCTGGTCACGGTCAACCTCGGCGCGGTGGTCTCCGGCGCGCGGGCGGCCGTGCGGGCCTTCCTCGCGGCGGGCACCGGCGGCAGCATCGTCAACCTCTCCTCGCACCAGGCGCGGCTGCCGGTGCCCGGATGCGCGCCATATGCGACCGCCAAGGCCGCGATCGAGGGCCTGACCCGGGCGCTGGCCGTCGACTACGGCCCGCACGGCATCCGGGTCAACGTGGTGGCGCCCGGCTCGGTCGACACCGCCCGCTACCGGGAGTTCGCGGATGCGCGGGTGGAGGCCGAGATGGCGCGCCTGCATCCGCTGGGCCGGGTGGCCGCCGCGGCGGAGATCGCGGACGCGGTCGCGTACCTGCTGTCGGACCGGGCCTCGTTCATCAGCGGCGTGACGCTTCCGGTCGACGGCGGCCGGTCCGTGCGCGGCCATGATCCGGAGCCGCCGCGGACTGCCGGGTAAACGTGAATCTGCCACACTGTGCCGCATGGCGATCTTGGTGCGGCAGGCGGACGACTCGGACGCGGAGCGGCTGGCGGAACTGCTCGGTCAGCTCGGCTATCCCACCGACGGCGCCTCGGTGGTGGGACGGCTGGCGTACTGGGCGGACGAGCCGTCCGCGGCCGTGTTCGTGGCCGTGGCGGACGGCGTGGTGGTCGGCGTGGCCGCGGTGCACGTGAGCCCGCTGCTGGAGGTGGACGGGCACTACGCGCGCCTGGTCGCGCTGGTCGTCGACGAGACCGTGCGGCGCGGCGGGATCGGCCGCGCGCTGGTGGCCGCGGTGGAGGCGTACGCGACCGCGTTCCGGTGCCAGTTCATCGAGGTCACCAGCGCGCGGCGGCCGGAGCGCGCGGCCGCGCACCGGTTCTACCGCGGGCTCGGGTTCGAGGACCTCAACGACCTGGCGTACCGCTACCGGAAGGCGCTGCCGAGCTAGCGGCCTGCTCGGCCGCGCGGAGCACCCGCAGCACGTTGCGGCCGGTCAGCGCCGCCAGGTCGGCCTCGGGCCAGCCGCGGTCCGCGAGTTCACCGAGCAGCCGGGGGTACGTGGAGACGTCCTCCAGGCCGTCCGGCAGCGTGGGGCAGCCGTCGAAGTCGCCGCCGAGCCCGATGTGCTCGACGCCGGCCACCTCGCGCGCGTGCTCCACGTGGTCGGCGACCTGGGCGAGGGTGGCGCGCGGGCGCGGGTGGTCCCGATACCAGTCGGCCAGCCCGTCGTCCTCCGGCGCCGGGCCGGGCAGGACCGGTTCCTCGCCGGCCCGGGGCGCGGGCGGCCACGGCACCTCGTCGACCGGCAGGCCGCGCCGGGCGCGTTCCTCGTCCGCGGCGCGCTCCCAGGCCCGTACCTCCTCGGAGACGAACGGCGGCACGAACGTCACCTGCACCACGCCGCCGTTGTCGCGCAGCCGCCGCAGCACCCGGTCCGGCACGTTGCGGCCGTGCCCGGTCAGCGCGCGGCACGACGAGTGACTGAAGATCACCGGGGCGGTGGCGACGTCCAGCGCCGCGTCCATCGTGGCGTCCGCGACGTGCGCGAGGTCGACCAGGACGCCGAGCCGCTGCATCTCGCGCACGATCGCGCGGCCCTCGCCGGTCAGGCCGCCGTGCACCGGCGGCTGGGCCGCGCTGTCCGCCCACGGCGTGTGGTGGTTGTGGGTGAGCGTCACGTACCGGACGCCGAGCCGGGCCAGGCAGCGCAGCACCGCGGGCGACGACGCCAGGCTGTGCCCGCCCTCCACGCCGATCAGCGACGCGATCCGGCCGCGCGACATCGCGTCGACGACCTCGTCCGCGGTACGGGCGAGCGTGAGCTGCTCCGGGAACGCCGCGACCATCCGGTGCACCGCGTCGATCTGCTCCAGCGTGGCCACCACCGCCTCCGGCTCCGGCAGGCTGGACGGCACGTAGACGGACCAGAACTGCGCGCCGACGCCGCCCGCGCGCAGCCGGGGCAGGTCGGTGTGCAGCCGCGGCAGGCCGGTGTCGAGGCCCTCCACGGCGTACCCACGCTGCACCCGCAGCTGCCAGGGCAGGTCGTTGTGGCCGTCGACCACCGGGGAGTCCCGCAGCACGCGGGCGACGTCCGCGGTCATCGGGACACCGCGTCCACCAGCGCGGCCACCCGCGCCGCGACCCGGCCGAGACCGTCGTGCGGCGGCCCGCCCGGCTCGGTCATGTAGGTGTCGCGGCGGATCTCCACCATCAGCGCGGACACGGCGGGCTCCTTCCGGTAGTGGTGCAGCGGCACGTACGCGCCGGCGAACGGCGAGTTGATCCCGGCGCCGGGGAACGCCGCGCGGGCCCGCTCGACCAGCCACGGCGGGGTGTGGTCGTCGTCCACGCCGAGGCAGATCTCCGGGCGCGGGCCGTCGGCGTGCAGCTCGTAGGGGAGCGGATCGGTCTGGTACGAGTGGACGTCCAGGATGACCACGCGGCCCCGCGCGTCGAGCCGGCGCTGCACCAGCGCGGCCATTCCCGCCGCGTACGGGTGGTAGTGCGTGTCGAGCAGGTGCCGGTCGCGCCGCGGGTCGTCGTCGCGCAGCCGCTCGCCGTGCGCCGTGCGGGTGTAGACCGCGCCCATGCCGACGCGCGCCATCTCCTCGGTCTCGTCCGGGAAGCGCTCCGGGTCCACGACCAGCCGGGAGTAGCGGTTGGCGAACGTCCACGGCGTGACCTCGGCCCGCTCCGCCGCGCGCCGCGCGATCTCCCGGGTGTGCGCGTCGGTGAGCAGGTCCAGCTCGCGCGCGAGCTCGGCCTCGGTCAGCCGCAGCCCACGCCGCGCCTCGCCGGTCATCGCGCGGGCTCCGTGCGGCACGTGCAGCACGACCGGCGACGCCGGATCGCCCTCCAGAAGATCGAAAACCGCCGGGGGTACGTCGCCGGAGATCACCCGTCGACGCTAGCCGACCGGGATGCCCCCGCGAAATGAGCCCAGCCTCCTAGGATGCGGGAGGGGTTGCGCGAATGAATGTGACCGATCGGGCGGGAGTCCTTGCGTTGCGTAGTCGGGCGGCGGAACAGTGGGGGGTGCGGCAGTCCCTCCCCGGCCGTGCTCGCGTTCCCCGACCGAGGAGGTCCCACATGCGCTCACCCGCCATCGACCTGACCGACCGGGTCAAGCGCGTCCTCGGCCTCGCCCACGCCGAGGCGACCGCGGTCCGCAGCCCCGTCATCGAGCCCATCCACCTGATCCTCGGCGTGCTCGGCGCGCGCGGCCCCGGCGCCCAGATCCTCCGCGACCTGGCCGGCGGCAAAGCCGTCGTCGGCGACGCGGTCCGGCCCCTGCTGTCCACCGGCACCGCCCCGTCCCCGGCCAACCTGCCGTTCACCGCCACGTCCGAGGCCGCCCTGAAACACGCGATCGACGAAGCCCGCCGCTTCGGTGACCCCCGCACCGGCACCGACCACCTCCTGCTCGGCCTCCTCCGCGTCATCACCGACCCCTCCACCGCCACCCCGGCGGACACGGCCCTGGGCGCGACCCTGGCCGCCATCGGCGTCGACCACGCCGGCGCGGCCCGCTTGGCGGAGGCCCGCCGCAGCTGAGTGCGTGGTCAGGCGGGGTCGGCGGGTCGTTGTGGACCGCGCTGGCGCGGTCTGCTTGGCGGGTCCCGGCGCGGCTGAGTGCGTGGTCGGGCGGGATCGGCGGGGCCTTCCGGGTTGCTCCTCGCGGCGGCAGGTATCCCGCCTCCCGGCGTCGATCATCGTCAGCTCTTGGGGCGGGCCGGACCCGGACTGCCCTTCGTCCGCCGAGTTTCTCCACCCGGGCACCTGTGGGGGAAAGGCCGGGGCGGTGCGGGTCGGGGCGGGCGCTCCGCGCCCGAAATTTCGGTATATTGGGGACGGCATTGATTGTCCAATGTGACTATGTGAGCCTCAGGCACGTTATTCCAGCCGAATTACGTGCCTGAGGCTCACAAAGTGAGCGATCCCACCTGTCCCGGGCCGATCATGCTGCCGCCAGACGCGATGATCGCGCCCGCTGAAGACCCAGCCACCTCGCCATCTTGATGGTGCTGGCGAATCGCTGCGCTGGCATCGTTGCCGCCGCCGCCGCGGCTGCCGCTGTCGCTGTCGCCGCCGCGGCTGCCGCTGTCGCTGTCGCCGCCGCGGCTGCCGCTGTCGCTGTCGCCGCCGCGGCTGCCGCTGTCGCTGTCGCCGCCGCGGCTGCCGCTGTCGCTGTCGCCGCCGCGGCTGCCGCTGTCGCTGTCGCCGCCGCTGCTGTCGCCGCCGCCGCCGCTGCTGTCGCCGCCGCCGCCGCTGTCGCCGCCGCCGCTGTCGC
It encodes:
- a CDS encoding VOC family protein; protein product: MATPWTVCFDAADPHRLAAFWAVALGYVAEPGYEGADGASIVDPDGRGPAIAFLRVPEGKSAKNRVHLDVRPAGPVTDEAAARGLAERLVARGATVTGEERYGGTFGHLVMRDPEGNEFCIA
- a CDS encoding chitinase, whose product is MRRSRLAALVTASALVLAGAAVMWTAGPASAAANTATFTKTSDWGSGWEGKVTVTNGGTTPLTSWTVAFDLPAGTSVSSAWEADVSAAGTRWTFRNKSYNGTIAGGASLTFGLIGAGPGSPSNCTLNGASCGGGGVVTPPVSPTASPTPPPTTPPPTTPPPTTPPPTTTPPPAGPLPKHFLTGYWHNFVNNAVELRLRDTPAQYDLVAVSFAEATSTPGAVTFGVDPQLSTALGGYSDADFRADVRALQARGTRVILSVGGEAGRVSVADAASATRFSDTMFSIMQSYGFDGVDIDLENGLNPTYMAQALRSLRSRIGANMIITMAPQTIDMQSTAGSYFALALAIKDILTVVHTQFYNSGSMLGCDQMAAYGQGTINFLTALACIQLENGLRPDQVALGLPAGPGAASGGVMSPSVVNAALDCLARATNCGSFRPPRTYPGIRGAMTWSINWDVTNGNGFANTVGPHLDTLP
- a CDS encoding erythromycin esterase family protein, whose amino-acid sequence is MSYAEDVIRLAVGGGTDALLERIGDRRVVMIGEATHGTHEFYRWRAEITKRLIAGYGFSFVGVEGDWPDCARIDRSVRCHDDGLSDPRAALTLFERWPTWMWANEEVADFCRWLRWHNAAREPEARVGFHGLDIYSLWESLREILDHLRRSAPDALAEAASAFRCFQPFGEDPQRYAMATRFVPASCEDEVVSLLARLRSEAGADFAAVQNAEVVAGAEAYYRAMVRGGPDSWNVRDRHMDATLARLLAHYGAGAKAVVWAHNTHVGDERGSDMAAAGEVTIGGLARARFGADQVALIGVAGGPGTVIAGRSWGGAAEELPVPAGREGSLEGILARHAPPEAVLPFPPDDPPALLTDPIPHRAIGVVYRPEREPFGNYVPTVLADRYDHLAWFATTRGVRPLHTLHSDVHELEAYPSGV
- a CDS encoding SDR family NAD(P)-dependent oxidoreductase → MSYVVTGGGRGIGRAIVERLLADGHPVVVIERDAVELPAGAVAVIGDAGADEVTERAAARAAELAPLRGWVNNAAVFRDASLHEVGTRELLDLVTVNLGAVVSGARAAVRAFLAAGTGGSIVNLSSHQARLPVPGCAPYATAKAAIEGLTRALAVDYGPHGIRVNVVAPGSVDTARYREFADARVEAEMARLHPLGRVAAAAEIADAVAYLLSDRASFISGVTLPVDGGRSVRGHDPEPPRTAG
- a CDS encoding GNAT family N-acetyltransferase, which codes for MAILVRQADDSDAERLAELLGQLGYPTDGASVVGRLAYWADEPSAAVFVAVADGVVVGVAAVHVSPLLEVDGHYARLVALVVDETVRRGGIGRALVAAVEAYATAFRCQFIEVTSARRPERAAAHRFYRGLGFEDLNDLAYRYRKALPS
- a CDS encoding dipeptidase, whose product is MTADVARVLRDSPVVDGHNDLPWQLRVQRGYAVEGLDTGLPRLHTDLPRLRAGGVGAQFWSVYVPSSLPEPEAVVATLEQIDAVHRMVAAFPEQLTLARTADEVVDAMSRGRIASLIGVEGGHSLASSPAVLRCLARLGVRYVTLTHNHHTPWADSAAQPPVHGGLTGEGRAIVREMQRLGVLVDLAHVADATMDAALDVATAPVIFSHSSCRALTGHGRNVPDRVLRRLRDNGGVVQVTFVPPFVSEEVRAWERAADEERARRGLPVDEVPWPPAPRAGEEPVLPGPAPEDDGLADWYRDHPRPRATLAQVADHVEHAREVAGVEHIGLGGDFDGCPTLPDGLEDVSTYPRLLGELADRGWPEADLAALTGRNVLRVLRAAEQAASSAAPSGSGTPGR